In Nicotiana tabacum cultivar K326 chromosome 19, ASM71507v2, whole genome shotgun sequence, one DNA window encodes the following:
- the LOC107803213 gene encoding cyclin-U2-1-like, with product MALAVTNSNISPRKLRDDLYFYSYQQDSNIPLVISVLASLIERNLARNQRIAKNCTWALSKNIRTRVFDCHETPDMTIQSYLERIFRYTRAGPSVYVVAYVYIDRFCQLYPEFRINPRNVHRLLITTIMVASKYVEDMNYRNSYFARVGGLTTNEMNKLEMEFLFMMGFKFHVNVSVFESYCCHLEREVSIGGGYEIERTLRCAEEIKSKQREERRCSQITRVLL from the exons ATGGCCTTGGCTGTAACGAACTCTAATATATCTCCAAGAAAGCTAAGGGATGATCTTTATTTTTACTCATATCAACAAGACTCAAATATCCCATTAGTGATCTCAGTTCTTGCTTCTTTAATTGAGAGAAATTTGGCAAGGAATCAAAGAATAGCAAAAAATTGTACATGGGCATTATCCAAGAATATAAGAACAAGAGTATTTGATTGCCATGAAACACCAGACATGACAATACAATCATATTTGGAGAGAATTTTTAGATACACAAGAGCTGGACCTTCAGTTTATGTGGTTGCTTATGTATATATTGATAGGTTTTGTCAACTCTATCCTGAGTTCAGAATTAATCCAAGAAATGTACATAGGCTACTCATTACCACTATTATGGTTGCTTCCAAATATGTTGAAGACat GAATTATAGGAATTCATATTTTGCAAGAGTAGGAGGATTGACAAcaaatgaaatgaacaaattggagATGGAGTTTTTATTTATGATGGGGTTCAAGTTTCATGTGAATGTAAGCGTTTTTGAGAGTTATTGCTGCCATTTGGAAAGGGAAGTGAGCATAGGAGGAGGCTATGAAATTGAGAGAACTTTAAGGTGTGCTGAGgaaatcaaatcaaaacaaagagaagaaagaagatgtaGCCAGATTACTAGAGTTTTGCTgtaa